A window of Auraticoccus monumenti contains these coding sequences:
- a CDS encoding Gfo/Idh/MocA family protein, which translates to MTQTVALIGAGGIAAVHLPAWLALGATVRVHSLNGAEDLVARCGGGTVAATLEEALDGADVVDVCTPTVTHPETVAAAAAAGAHVLCEKPLALTVEAAEEMIATCRAAGVLLYPGHVVRYFPAYATMHAAVAAGEIGQVAVQRFTRTGSRPQADWFADEAVSGGIVLDQMVHDLDFAVWNAGAVREVFARRVDTPRTDEHRGVVSAQVVLTHVSGALSYVTGTWAVPGTTFHTSFEVAGTDGLLTHDSAAHAPLRVSGRPSSAGTGLLPATAGGESPYLTEIREMAAAFAGGPAPRVSAEDGLTAVRLGLAANESLRTGAPVTVATEEGAGA; encoded by the coding sequence GTGACGCAGACCGTGGCCCTGATCGGGGCCGGAGGGATCGCCGCGGTGCACCTGCCCGCCTGGTTGGCTCTGGGCGCCACGGTCAGGGTGCACTCCCTGAACGGGGCCGAGGACCTGGTCGCGCGCTGCGGTGGCGGCACGGTCGCCGCCACGCTGGAGGAGGCGCTGGACGGGGCCGACGTGGTGGACGTCTGCACCCCCACGGTGACCCACCCCGAGACGGTGGCCGCCGCCGCCGCGGCGGGGGCGCACGTGCTGTGCGAGAAGCCGCTGGCCCTCACCGTCGAGGCGGCCGAGGAGATGATCGCCACCTGCCGTGCCGCGGGGGTGCTGCTCTACCCCGGCCACGTCGTCCGCTACTTCCCCGCCTACGCCACCATGCACGCCGCCGTGGCCGCCGGGGAGATCGGGCAGGTGGCGGTGCAGCGGTTCACCCGCACCGGCTCCCGGCCCCAGGCCGACTGGTTCGCCGACGAGGCGGTCAGCGGCGGCATCGTGCTGGACCAGATGGTGCACGACCTCGACTTCGCGGTCTGGAACGCCGGCGCGGTGCGTGAGGTGTTCGCCCGCCGGGTCGACACCCCGCGCACCGACGAGCACCGCGGGGTGGTCAGCGCCCAGGTGGTGCTGACCCACGTCTCCGGCGCCCTCAGCTACGTCACCGGCACCTGGGCCGTCCCGGGGACCACCTTCCACACCAGCTTCGAGGTGGCCGGCACCGACGGGCTGCTGACCCACGACTCCGCGGCCCACGCGCCGCTGCGGGTCAGCGGGCGTCCCAGCTCCGCCGGCACCGGGCTGCTGCCCGCCACGGCCGGGGGTGAGAGCCCGTACCTGACCGAGATCCGGGAGATGGCCGCGGCCTTCGCCGGAGGCCCCGCCCCGCGGGTCAGCGCCGAGGACGGGCTGACCGCGGTCCGGCTGGGTCTGGCCGCCAACGAGTCCCTGCGCACCGGCGCACCCGTCACCGTCGCGACCGAGGAAGGGGCCGGCGCATGA
- a CDS encoding HNH endonuclease: MELTAAPALEEGCCVPDLDQLARARRAAAQAEFVLWSQMLHHRDEARAALQATEPSRHRATTGLGSVVLDIAQTLAVSELSVEVILSTADTVRRTLPALWHAFSLGAVDAQRVRIIHQVLTTAHTDTLIGLLDTRAVEYAATHTPAELRAWLKRLRARIEPDSTALEAETARERRRVEIVHVENAMSWVNAYVPTAIAVAIEKRLTTAARTLPEIDPDTGKVDQRTQDQKRADLLCHWLTSSEGTQTTVRAEVAISIDARDLIGLTDGPGTVRGHGIPVPATWVRELATHETTLFRRLVLDPHGQVLDTTSLGYQPPGALRQALQWRDGRCRVAGCQVPADRTDLDHHHPWERGGPTHADNLRSLCRRHHRIKSHGHLTARHYRPPDSYRERVLNQTVVEIDVLHLHAA, from the coding sequence ATGGAGCTCACCGCTGCGCCGGCCCTGGAGGAGGGGTGCTGCGTCCCCGACCTCGACCAGCTGGCCCGTGCCCGCCGGGCCGCGGCGCAGGCGGAGTTCGTGCTCTGGTCGCAGATGCTGCACCACCGCGACGAGGCCCGCGCCGCACTCCAGGCCACCGAGCCGTCCCGCCACCGCGCCACCACCGGCCTCGGGAGCGTGGTGCTCGACATCGCCCAGACCCTGGCCGTCTCCGAGCTCAGCGTCGAGGTCATCCTCTCCACCGCCGACACCGTCCGCCGTACCCTCCCCGCCCTCTGGCACGCCTTCAGCCTCGGGGCCGTGGACGCCCAACGGGTCCGGATCATCCACCAGGTCCTCACCACCGCCCACACCGACACCCTCATCGGCCTCCTGGACACCCGGGCCGTGGAGTACGCCGCCACCCACACCCCCGCCGAGCTCCGCGCCTGGCTGAAGCGGCTCCGGGCCCGGATCGAACCCGACTCGACTGCCCTGGAGGCGGAGACCGCCCGGGAACGGCGACGGGTCGAGATCGTCCACGTCGAGAACGCGATGAGCTGGGTCAACGCCTACGTCCCCACCGCCATCGCGGTGGCGATCGAGAAGCGGCTCACCACCGCCGCCCGCACCCTGCCCGAGATCGACCCCGACACCGGCAAGGTCGACCAGCGCACCCAGGACCAGAAGCGCGCCGACCTGCTCTGCCACTGGCTCACCAGCTCCGAAGGAACCCAGACCACCGTCCGCGCCGAGGTCGCCATCAGCATCGACGCCCGCGACCTCATCGGCCTCACCGACGGACCAGGCACGGTCCGCGGCCACGGGATCCCTGTCCCCGCCACCTGGGTTCGCGAGCTCGCCACCCACGAGACCACCCTGTTCCGCCGCCTGGTCCTCGACCCACACGGTCAGGTCCTCGACACCACCAGCCTCGGCTACCAACCACCCGGTGCGCTACGACAGGCGCTGCAGTGGCGCGACGGACGCTGCCGGGTCGCCGGCTGCCAGGTCCCCGCCGACCGCACCGACCTCGACCACCACCACCCCTGGGAACGAGGCGGCCCCACCCACGCCGACAACCTCCGGAGCCTCTGTCGACGGCATCACCGGATAAAGTCCCACGGCCACCTCACCGCCCGCCACTACCGACCACCCGACAGCTACCGAGAACGCGTCCTCAACCAGACCGTGGTCGAGATCGACGTCCTGCACCTCCACGCCGCCTGA
- a CDS encoding Gfo/Idh/MocA family protein, with protein MRIGIMSFAHLHAVSYAGALLAHPEVTSVVATDPEHTGRPEGEAGGPALAAELGVEYVDGYAELLASGVDAVVVCAENARHRPLVEQAAAAGVHVLCEKPLATTLADGEAMVAACREAGVHLMVAYPVRFSPAFTALQETLASGVVGDVVAVTGTNNGRLPSGERAWFTDPALSGGGALVDHTVHVADLVDALLDGAQVSSVYARTNTILHPERAPVETAGLVSLEYPGPVLVSIDCSWSKPPAYPTWGGLTLQLVGSEGTTAMDAFSERVDGFSQSRGPLWYPYGSDSDAALLEEFLDCVRTGRAPQPDGEAGLRSLRVVLAAQESARTGAVVAVEAGRES; from the coding sequence ATGAGGATCGGCATCATGTCCTTCGCCCACCTGCACGCGGTGTCCTACGCGGGTGCGCTGCTGGCCCACCCGGAGGTCACCTCGGTGGTGGCCACGGACCCGGAGCACACCGGGCGTCCGGAGGGTGAGGCGGGCGGGCCCGCGCTGGCCGCCGAGCTGGGCGTGGAGTACGTCGACGGCTACGCCGAGCTGCTGGCCAGCGGCGTCGACGCGGTCGTGGTGTGTGCGGAGAACGCGCGGCACCGCCCGCTGGTCGAGCAGGCCGCGGCCGCCGGGGTGCACGTGCTCTGCGAGAAGCCGCTGGCCACCACCCTGGCCGACGGCGAGGCGATGGTCGCGGCCTGCCGGGAGGCCGGGGTGCACCTGATGGTCGCCTACCCGGTGCGCTTCTCCCCCGCCTTCACCGCTCTGCAGGAGACCCTCGCGTCGGGGGTCGTCGGGGACGTGGTGGCGGTCACCGGCACCAACAACGGCAGGCTCCCCAGCGGTGAGCGGGCCTGGTTCACCGACCCGGCGCTGTCCGGCGGCGGGGCCCTGGTGGACCACACCGTGCACGTGGCCGACCTGGTGGACGCCCTGCTGGACGGTGCCCAGGTCAGCAGCGTCTACGCCCGCACCAACACGATCCTGCACCCCGAGCGCGCGCCGGTGGAGACCGCCGGGCTGGTCTCGCTGGAGTACCCCGGCCCGGTGCTGGTGAGCATCGACTGCAGCTGGTCCAAGCCGCCCGCCTATCCCACCTGGGGAGGGCTGACCCTGCAGCTGGTGGGCAGCGAGGGGACGACGGCGATGGACGCCTTCAGCGAGCGCGTCGACGGCTTCTCCCAGAGCCGGGGGCCGCTCTGGTACCCCTACGGCAGCGACTCCGACGCCGCCCTGCTCGAGGAGTTCCTCGACTGCGTCCGGACCGGCCGGGCACCCCAGCCCGACGGGGAGGCCGGGCTCCGCTCGCTGCGCGTGGTCCTGGCCGCCCAGGAGTCGGCGCGGACCGGGGCCGTGGTCGCCGTGGAGGCGGGCCGAGAGTCCTAA
- a CDS encoding acyl-CoA dehydrogenase family protein — protein MSEVTDVPIRTEPTAEPVPAAALTAVLDGRWASQREQARRIELRHREPPAFDLDTAAHRTRVTEQLRELGATGLPMEGFAAAVGGADDIGGGMILMEMLGYRDLSLMVKAGVQWGLFAGAIQALGTEQHHETLRRAVELEVLGCFAMTEAGHGSDVQSLLTTATYDPDTQTFDVHSPGPAARKEYIGNAARDGELAVVFAQLVSGGADHGVHALLVPIRDADGRPATGVTIGDCGRKAGLNGVDNGRLSFDHVRVPREALLDRYGHVAPDGTYSSPIESKGRRFFTMLGTLVRGRVSVSGAAQNAAKHALVIATRRALQRHQFTGAEGGGEVLLMDYRAHQRRLLPALATSYALSFAQNELTSTLHDLWTARDAGEPVDDRAQRELEARAAGLKAISTWHASATIQACREASGGAGYLAENALPQLRSDTDVFTTFEGDNTVLLQLVGKGLLTDYSAQFEDLDWRGVARFAAEGFVGAAIERTVPRGVFRRLGRGGEGVRDRVWQLGLLEDREKHLVETLASRLRHARSGGADSFTAFNSVQPHLLHAARAHVDRIVLEATLAAIDACDDPAVVGVLELVCDLHVLSGLERDRGWYLEHKRMSDRESKEITRAVDALCVELRPHASTLVEAFAIPEHWITAEIAQPDSAY, from the coding sequence ATGAGCGAGGTCACCGACGTCCCGATCCGCACCGAGCCGACCGCCGAGCCCGTCCCTGCCGCCGCCCTGACGGCCGTCCTGGACGGTCGCTGGGCGAGCCAGCGCGAGCAGGCCCGCCGCATCGAGCTGCGTCACCGCGAGCCCCCCGCCTTCGACCTGGACACCGCCGCCCACCGGACGCGGGTGACCGAGCAGCTCCGTGAGCTCGGCGCCACCGGGCTGCCGATGGAGGGGTTCGCCGCGGCCGTCGGAGGGGCCGACGACATCGGCGGCGGCATGATCCTGATGGAGATGCTCGGCTACCGGGACCTGTCGCTGATGGTCAAGGCCGGGGTCCAGTGGGGGCTCTTCGCCGGGGCCATCCAGGCGCTGGGCACCGAGCAGCACCACGAGACGCTGCGCCGGGCGGTGGAGCTGGAGGTGCTGGGCTGCTTCGCGATGACCGAGGCCGGCCACGGCTCGGACGTGCAGTCGCTGCTGACCACCGCGACCTACGACCCCGACACCCAGACCTTCGACGTGCACTCCCCCGGCCCGGCCGCGCGCAAGGAGTACATCGGCAACGCCGCCCGCGACGGCGAGCTGGCCGTCGTCTTCGCCCAGCTGGTCAGCGGGGGCGCCGACCACGGGGTGCACGCCCTGCTGGTGCCGATCCGCGACGCCGACGGACGTCCCGCTACCGGGGTCACCATCGGGGACTGCGGCCGCAAGGCCGGGCTGAACGGGGTGGACAACGGCCGGCTCAGCTTCGACCACGTCCGGGTACCCCGCGAGGCGCTGCTGGACCGCTACGGCCACGTGGCCCCCGACGGCACCTACAGCAGCCCGATCGAGAGCAAGGGCCGCCGCTTCTTCACCATGCTCGGCACGCTGGTGCGCGGACGGGTCTCGGTCAGCGGCGCGGCCCAGAACGCGGCCAAGCACGCTCTGGTCATCGCCACCCGCCGGGCGCTGCAGCGTCACCAGTTCACCGGCGCCGAGGGCGGTGGGGAGGTGCTGCTGATGGACTACCGCGCCCACCAGCGACGTCTGCTGCCGGCCCTGGCGACGTCCTACGCGCTGTCCTTCGCCCAGAACGAGCTGACCTCGACCCTGCACGACCTGTGGACCGCGCGGGACGCCGGTGAGCCCGTCGACGACCGGGCCCAGCGCGAGCTGGAGGCCAGGGCCGCCGGGCTCAAGGCGATCTCGACCTGGCACGCCTCGGCCACCATCCAGGCCTGCCGCGAGGCCAGCGGCGGCGCGGGCTACCTGGCCGAGAACGCGCTGCCCCAGCTGAGGTCCGACACCGACGTCTTCACCACCTTCGAGGGCGACAACACGGTGCTGCTGCAGCTGGTCGGCAAGGGGCTGCTGACCGACTACTCCGCCCAGTTCGAGGACCTGGACTGGCGCGGCGTGGCGCGGTTCGCCGCCGAGGGCTTCGTCGGTGCGGCCATCGAGCGCACCGTCCCCCGCGGGGTCTTCCGGCGGCTCGGCCGGGGTGGTGAGGGCGTGCGCGACCGGGTCTGGCAGCTGGGTCTGCTGGAGGACCGGGAGAAGCACCTGGTGGAGACGCTGGCCTCGCGGCTGCGGCACGCCCGCTCCGGTGGAGCGGACTCCTTCACCGCGTTCAACTCCGTCCAGCCGCACCTGCTGCACGCGGCCCGGGCGCACGTGGACCGCATCGTGCTCGAAGCCACCCTGGCCGCCATCGACGCCTGCGACGACCCGGCCGTGGTCGGTGTGCTCGAGCTGGTCTGCGACCTGCACGTGCTGTCGGGACTGGAGCGCGACCGGGGCTGGTACCTGGAGCACAAGCGGATGAGCGACCGGGAGAGCAAGGAGATCACCCGCGCGGTGGACGCCCTGTGCGTCGAGCTCCGACCGCACGCCAGCACCTTGGTCGAGGCCTTCGCCATCCCGGAGCACTGGATCACCGCCGAGATCGCGCAGCCGGACAGCGCCTACTGA
- a CDS encoding spore photoproduct lyase family protein produces MTQPSLFEPEPPPAAPPVTVPRLLQVRRIWAEPAAAASARGQQVLSRFPDAEVVPVESHWQIPELHGNEGSVARWVRVKTEDLVLGVKKSLTTRPNGRSADWIAPSAANGCAMACAYCYVPRRKGYANPVTVFTNIEAIVAHLGRHVARQGPKHEPNQCDPDAWVYDLGENSDCSVDAAISDNVADLVHAFRGWPTAKASFATKHVNRDLLALDPQGRTRIRFSLMPERDARLLDLRTSPIGERIAAVDDFVAAGYEVHLNFSPVLLRPGWQQDWRELLQHLDDVLGERAKAQAAVEVIFLTHNQGLHEVNLGWHPKAEEVLWRPEVQETKRSQNGAENVRYRVGLKQRSVAELTGLIGEHAPWLRVRYAF; encoded by the coding sequence ATGACACAACCCTCCCTGTTCGAGCCCGAGCCGCCGCCCGCGGCCCCGCCCGTCACCGTGCCCCGGCTGCTCCAGGTTCGCAGGATCTGGGCCGAGCCGGCCGCCGCCGCCTCCGCGCGCGGCCAGCAGGTGCTCTCCCGCTTCCCCGACGCCGAGGTGGTGCCGGTGGAGTCGCACTGGCAGATCCCGGAGCTGCACGGCAACGAGGGCAGCGTGGCCCGCTGGGTGCGGGTCAAGACCGAGGATCTCGTGCTCGGGGTCAAGAAGTCCCTGACCACCCGGCCCAACGGCCGCTCGGCGGACTGGATCGCCCCCTCGGCCGCCAACGGCTGCGCGATGGCCTGCGCCTACTGCTACGTCCCGCGCCGCAAGGGCTACGCCAACCCGGTCACCGTCTTCACCAACATCGAGGCGATCGTGGCCCACCTCGGCCGCCACGTGGCCCGCCAGGGTCCCAAGCACGAGCCCAACCAGTGCGACCCCGACGCCTGGGTCTACGACCTGGGGGAGAACAGCGACTGCTCGGTCGACGCCGCCATCAGCGACAACGTCGCCGACCTGGTGCACGCCTTCCGCGGCTGGCCCACCGCCAAGGCCTCCTTCGCCACCAAGCACGTCAACCGCGACCTGCTGGCGCTGGACCCGCAGGGACGCACCCGGATCCGGTTCTCGCTGATGCCCGAGCGCGACGCGAGGCTGCTCGACCTGCGGACGTCCCCGATCGGCGAGCGCATCGCGGCCGTCGACGACTTCGTGGCCGCCGGGTACGAGGTGCACCTCAACTTCTCCCCCGTCCTGCTCCGCCCCGGTTGGCAGCAGGACTGGCGCGAGCTGCTGCAGCACCTGGACGACGTGCTGGGAGAGCGGGCCAAGGCGCAGGCGGCGGTCGAGGTCATCTTCCTCACCCACAACCAGGGGCTGCACGAGGTCAACCTCGGCTGGCACCCCAAGGCCGAGGAGGTGCTGTGGCGCCCGGAGGTGCAGGAGACGAAGCGCTCCCAGAACGGGGCCGAGAATGTCCGCTACCGGGTTGGGCTCAAGCAGCGCTCGGTGGCCGAGCTGACCGGCCTGATCGGCGAGCACGCGCCCTGGCTACGGGTCCGCTACGCCTTCTGA
- a CDS encoding MarR family winged helix-turn-helix transcriptional regulator, translating into MTTTADPRARELAQGLRRSVMRLARRLRQMHEESLGLTQNQLSLLGLLTRSGPRTVGQLAELEKVQPPAITRTVKALEQLGLAQRASDPEDGRRAVVEVTGRGREIVLADRRRRDLWLVERLAELTPEERRLLREASELLLRMADS; encoded by the coding sequence ATGACGACGACCGCGGACCCCAGGGCGAGAGAGCTCGCACAGGGGCTGCGTCGTAGCGTGATGCGGCTGGCGCGCCGTCTCCGCCAGATGCACGAGGAGAGCCTCGGCCTGACCCAGAACCAGCTGTCCCTGCTCGGGCTCCTGACCAGGTCCGGTCCGCGCACGGTGGGCCAGCTGGCCGAGCTGGAGAAGGTGCAGCCGCCGGCCATCACCCGCACCGTCAAGGCGCTGGAGCAGCTCGGGCTGGCCCAGCGGGCCTCCGACCCCGAGGACGGCCGCCGGGCGGTGGTCGAGGTGACCGGGCGCGGCCGCGAGATCGTTCTGGCTGACCGTCGCCGCCGCGACCTCTGGCTGGTGGAGCGGCTCGCCGAGCTCACCCCCGAGGAACGCCGGCTGCTGCGCGAGGCGTCGGAGCTGCTGCTGAGGATGGCCGACTCGTGA
- a CDS encoding MFS transporter, producing the protein MFDALRHRNYRVFQSGAFVSNIGTWMQRVAQDWLVLELSGGSGVAVGITTALQFLPTLVVSPYGGVIADRFDKRTVLRFSQSWMAVCALALGLLAIAGLATTEMVYGLALLFGVGSAIDVPARQSFVAEMVPASLLPNAIGLNAATFHTARIIGPAVAGLVIAAFGSGWAILSNAFTYLAFLIALSAMDASQLTPSERKGRAKGQIREGMAYVRGRSDLLLVLCIVFCVGTFGMNFQLTSALMAQQEFGKGAQEYGILGTFMAFGSLAGALLAARRTKAPRLRFVIGAALVFGAMEVVAGLMPGYWSFAFFLPVLGLSALLALTAANATVQLGSDAGIRGRVMALYTMVLMGGTPIGAPVLGWIGEYLGPRWTLIGGGGLVIVGVLVSVAVVSHTHHLSMPSPRSYMHELPRLRRPRRVPDTDARPVD; encoded by the coding sequence ATGTTCGACGCGCTCAGGCACCGCAACTACCGCGTCTTCCAGTCCGGCGCCTTCGTCTCCAACATCGGCACCTGGATGCAGCGGGTGGCCCAGGACTGGCTGGTGCTCGAGCTCTCCGGCGGGTCGGGGGTGGCCGTCGGCATCACCACGGCCCTGCAGTTCCTGCCCACGCTGGTGGTCTCGCCCTACGGCGGCGTGATCGCGGACCGCTTCGACAAGCGGACCGTGCTGCGGTTCTCCCAGTCCTGGATGGCGGTCTGCGCGCTGGCCCTCGGGCTGCTGGCCATCGCCGGGCTGGCCACCACCGAGATGGTCTACGGGCTGGCGCTGCTGTTCGGCGTCGGGTCGGCCATCGACGTCCCGGCCCGGCAGTCCTTCGTGGCGGAGATGGTGCCGGCCTCGCTGCTGCCGAACGCGATCGGGCTCAACGCGGCCACCTTCCACACCGCCCGGATCATCGGCCCCGCCGTCGCCGGTCTGGTGATCGCCGCCTTCGGCTCGGGCTGGGCGATCCTGTCCAACGCGTTCACCTACCTGGCCTTCCTGATCGCCCTCTCCGCGATGGACGCCTCCCAGCTCACCCCGAGCGAGCGGAAGGGGCGGGCGAAGGGGCAGATCCGCGAGGGCATGGCCTACGTGCGCGGGCGCAGCGACCTGCTGCTGGTGCTGTGCATCGTGTTCTGCGTCGGCACCTTCGGGATGAACTTCCAGCTCACCTCGGCGCTGATGGCCCAGCAGGAGTTCGGCAAGGGCGCCCAGGAGTACGGCATCCTCGGCACCTTCATGGCCTTCGGGTCGCTGGCCGGCGCGCTGCTGGCCGCCCGGCGCACGAAGGCGCCACGGCTGCGCTTCGTGATCGGCGCGGCCCTGGTCTTCGGGGCGATGGAGGTGGTGGCCGGGCTGATGCCGGGCTACTGGAGCTTCGCCTTCTTCCTCCCCGTGCTCGGGCTCTCGGCCCTGCTGGCCCTGACCGCCGCCAACGCGACGGTCCAGCTCGGCAGCGACGCGGGCATCCGCGGGCGGGTGATGGCGCTGTACACGATGGTGCTGATGGGCGGGACCCCGATCGGGGCGCCGGTGCTGGGCTGGATCGGGGAGTACCTCGGTCCCCGCTGGACCCTGATCGGCGGCGGTGGTCTGGTGATCGTCGGGGTCCTGGTCTCGGTGGCCGTGGTGTCCCACACCCACCACCTCTCGATGCCCAGCCCCCGCAGCTACATGCACGAGCTGCCGCGGCTGCGCCGCCCACGCCGCGTCCCCGACACCGACGCCCGCCCGGTCGACTGA